The following nucleotide sequence is from Cicer arietinum cultivar CDC Frontier isolate Library 1 unplaced genomic scaffold, Cicar.CDCFrontier_v2.0 Ca_scaffold_5282_v2.0, whole genome shotgun sequence.
TCCCAACGATGCAGCAAGTCTTGCTGCTAATTGATGTTTACACTGAAACACAGACACACACGCGGGCGCACAATGCACATTGATTGTATACTTCACTAGAATGATACAAATGTTTATAATGAATTGAGTatgaataatgaaataaaagaaaacaaggAAGTGTATGGTTATGGCTTACACAAAGTTGTTCCCCTCTGTTGACAACATCATAGAAGAAAGAATAACAAGCGCAAAAGTTTTCAGCAAAACATAGATACTGGTCTTTTTTCCTGGATTCCCCTGTAACCTAAACAAATAGAGAATA
It contains:
- the LOC101496211 gene encoding uncharacterized protein encodes the protein NLFLLLVSKKPSLHFLFGKNFEGATRIVDQRGVKRISGNPSGRFIFQVTGESRKKDQYLCFAENFCACYSFFYDVVNRGEQLCCKHQLAARLAAS